The Thermotoga maritima MSB8 region CGTACGTCTTTTCCCTCATCGTTACGAGATCTTTCACAACGAGATGATTCGAGGTGGCATCTTCCTGAACGTACACCATCGTGTTTTCGTCGAGCCAATTGGGATTGTACGCCGCAAATCTACCCCGTGAGATGAGTTTTATCTTCGAGGAATAATCTTTTGAGATCGGCATGTAGTATATGCCCCAGTTTCCATGGAGTGAACCCTGAAAGAGCAGGTACTTTTGATCCAGGGATATCCTCGGAAAGTACTCGCTGCTACCGTACACAGGCAGGGAAAGAAGATCTCCATTTTTTCTGTCGATCAGAAACAGATTCCTGTTTCCAGAAAGCCTTTCTGAGGAGAAAACGAAATACTCACTGGAGAAATCGCTGTACTCATCGAGTGCGGGATGATAGGTGAGCCGGAATGCATCTGGAAACTCATTTTTGGAAAAGAGATAGAAAGAGACCTTCTCCAGGGGAAAAGAGGCACACTCCATCACGAAGTCTCTGTAATATTTGTAGCCCCTGGGATTGTACTCGTACCTTGCAACTTCATTTCCGTGTTTCCATTCTCCCACATAGAGGTTGTCCGTTGCGTTGTAGGAGAGGAAAAACGTCATCGAAAACGTCGCCGTCGAAGAGTTTGTGA contains the following coding sequences:
- a CDS encoding TolB family protein, whose product is MKKMFLFIFAIIPLVSFSVVTLDLSMFSTEEASSVLADVQEKILEFLPKEATITNSSTATFSMTFFLSYNATDNLYVGEWKHGNEVARYEYNPRGYKYYRDFVMECASFPLEKVSFYLFSKNEFPDAFRLTYHPALDEYSDFSSEYFVFSSERLSGNRNLFLIDRKNGDLLSLPVYGSSEYFPRISLDQKYLLFQGSLHGNWGIYYMPISKDYSSKIKLISRGRFAAYNPNWLDENTMVYVQEDATSNHLVVKDLVTMREKTYDLPFDWVFTPAKGNQGIVFVGLKESNFGIYELLPDGTVTVLENSPYNEFDPDVFGNYLIFSSNRDGVFRIYAKDLESGKVWCLTEKIPYDAFYPAFSEDGKLVAFSVYEKGSEPDIWIVRFRVPQD